A part of Geothrix oryzae genomic DNA contains:
- a CDS encoding glutaminase has product MDLQALLDDLAAEAAPFAAQGKVADYIPALAAVDPARFGIALATVDGQLFGSGDWRAPFSIQSVSKAFSLALVLAGDGETLWKRVGREPSGNPFNSLVQLEYEKGIPRNPFINAGALILIDRLLSQTGDSLGTLRAFLRAESGNPAVDLDPEVAASEAAHGHRNAALAHFMASCGNLENPVERVLDHYVRQCALTMSCADLAKAGLFLANHGLRADGSRLLTRSEAKRINAIMLTCGTYDAAGDFAYRVGLPGKSGVGGGILAVLPERGVLCAWSPALDLHGNSVAGVEALDRFTTRTGWSVF; this is encoded by the coding sequence ATGGATCTTCAAGCCCTCCTCGATGACCTGGCCGCAGAGGCCGCGCCGTTCGCGGCGCAGGGCAAGGTAGCGGACTACATCCCGGCCCTGGCGGCGGTGGATCCCGCGCGGTTCGGGATCGCCCTGGCGACGGTGGACGGGCAGCTCTTCGGCAGCGGCGACTGGCGCGCGCCCTTCTCCATCCAGAGCGTGTCCAAGGCCTTCTCGCTGGCCCTGGTGCTCGCCGGGGATGGCGAGACCCTGTGGAAGCGCGTGGGCCGCGAGCCTTCGGGCAACCCCTTCAATTCGCTGGTGCAGCTGGAATACGAGAAGGGCATTCCCCGGAACCCCTTCATCAATGCCGGAGCCCTCATCCTCATCGACCGCCTGCTCTCGCAAACGGGCGACTCCCTGGGCACCCTGCGGGCCTTCCTGCGGGCTGAGAGCGGCAATCCGGCGGTGGACCTGGATCCCGAGGTGGCCGCCTCCGAAGCCGCCCACGGGCACCGGAACGCGGCCCTAGCGCACTTCATGGCCAGCTGCGGCAACCTGGAGAACCCCGTGGAGCGCGTGCTCGACCACTATGTCCGACAGTGCGCCCTCACCATGAGCTGCGCGGATCTCGCCAAGGCGGGCCTCTTCCTGGCCAACCACGGCCTGCGGGCCGACGGTTCGCGCCTGCTCACCCGCAGCGAAGCCAAGCGCATCAACGCGATCATGCTCACCTGCGGCACCTACGACGCGGCCGGCGACTTCGCCTACCGCGTGGGTCTGCCCGGCAAGAGCGGCGTGGGGGGCGGCATCCTGGCGGTGCTGCCCGAGCGCGGCGTCCTGTGCGCCTGGAGCCCCGCCCTCGACCTCCACGGCAACAGCGTGGCCGGGGTGGAGGCCCTAGACCGTTTCACCACCCGCACGGGCTGGTCGGTCTTCTAG
- the rlmF gene encoding 23S rRNA (adenine(1618)-N(6))-methyltransferase RlmF — protein MRSRAPKPAPKPAPGPPRPAKPGLHPRNRHAGGYDFPQLVKVSPDLAPFVVRAIHGGPSIDFADPAAVKALNRALLLQAYGVRGWELPPGYLCPPVPGRADYLHHLADLLAASNGGAIPRGPGVRVLDVGVGANAIYPLVGHGEYGWSFVGSDIDAAALASAARILAANPGLETVITLRRQPDRGSIFAGVLDPGERFDLTLCNPPFHGSLREAREGTQRKWRNLGRGASAKPLLNFGGQGVELWCEGGEAGFARRMVAESQALGTQVLWFTTLLSSSASLPAVHRALRQAGAEEIRIVPMAQGQKQSRFVAWTFLPREAREAWRSRWEGL, from the coding sequence ATGCGATCCCGTGCCCCGAAGCCCGCCCCAAAGCCCGCACCAGGCCCGCCCCGGCCCGCCAAGCCGGGGCTGCATCCCCGCAATCGGCACGCCGGGGGGTACGACTTCCCGCAGCTGGTGAAGGTCTCTCCGGACCTGGCGCCCTTCGTGGTCCGCGCGATCCATGGCGGCCCCTCCATCGACTTTGCGGATCCGGCGGCCGTGAAGGCCCTGAACCGGGCCCTGCTCCTCCAGGCCTACGGCGTCCGCGGCTGGGAGCTGCCTCCCGGGTACCTGTGCCCACCCGTGCCGGGCCGCGCGGACTACCTGCACCACCTGGCGGACCTGCTGGCGGCCTCCAACGGAGGCGCGATCCCCCGGGGCCCGGGCGTGCGCGTCCTGGATGTGGGCGTGGGCGCCAACGCCATCTATCCCCTGGTGGGTCACGGCGAGTACGGCTGGTCCTTCGTGGGCTCGGACATCGATGCAGCGGCCCTGGCCTCGGCCGCGCGCATCCTGGCGGCCAATCCCGGCCTGGAGACCGTCATCACGCTGCGGCGGCAGCCGGACCGGGGGTCGATCTTCGCGGGCGTGCTGGACCCCGGGGAGCGCTTCGACCTGACGCTCTGCAACCCGCCCTTCCACGGGTCGCTGCGCGAGGCCCGGGAGGGCACCCAGCGGAAATGGCGCAACCTCGGGCGCGGCGCCTCTGCCAAACCCCTGCTCAACTTCGGCGGCCAAGGGGTCGAGCTCTGGTGCGAGGGGGGCGAGGCGGGCTTCGCCCGGCGCATGGTCGCGGAAAGCCAGGCCCTCGGCACCCAGGTGCTCTGGTTCACCACCCTGCTCTCCAGCTCCGCCAGCCTCCCCGCCGTCCACCGGGCCCTGCGGCAGGCGGGGGCGGAGGAGATCCGTATCGTGCCCATGGCCCAGGGCCAGAAGCAGAGCCGCTTCGTGGCCTGGACCTTCCTGCCCCGGGAGGCCCGGGAAGCCTGGCGAAGCCGGTGGGAAGGGTTGTGA
- a CDS encoding NUDIX hydrolase — MWALTVAAVIEREGRFLFVEEPDKVTGLPVINQPAGHVEPGEALLDAVRREVREETGLAFTPQAIVGLYPLRAANGKDYFRVCFTGTVPAGCEAVPEDPDILRCHWLTRAELAAARLRSGWVLRCLDDALAGRRFPLDLVAAIRNER, encoded by the coding sequence ATGTGGGCCCTCACGGTCGCCGCCGTCATTGAACGGGAGGGGCGCTTCCTCTTCGTGGAGGAGCCCGACAAGGTCACCGGCCTGCCTGTGATCAACCAGCCGGCGGGCCATGTGGAGCCGGGTGAAGCGCTCCTCGACGCCGTGCGCCGCGAAGTGCGCGAAGAGACGGGGCTGGCCTTCACGCCCCAGGCCATCGTGGGTCTCTATCCGCTGAGGGCGGCCAACGGGAAGGACTACTTCCGGGTGTGCTTCACCGGCACGGTGCCTGCTGGATGCGAGGCCGTGCCCGAGGATCCCGACATCCTTCGGTGCCACTGGCTCACCCGCGCGGAACTGGCCGCCGCTCGGCTGCGCTCGGGCTGGGTGCTGCGCTGCCTGGACGACGCCCTCGCGGGCCGGCGCTTCCCGCTGGACCTCGTGGCGGCGATCCGGAACGAGCGCTGA
- a CDS encoding dihydrofolate reductase family protein, which translates to MTASIFIGASVDGFIARPNGDLDWLPADGGEPHGYDEFMASVDALVLGRHTFEKVLTFGAWPYGNKRVVVLSSRPVDVAAAVRDAGGVGAAVEHMAGAPAEIVSRLAASGAHHLYIDGGITLQAFLRAGLIQRLIITRVPVLLGEGIPLFGSLPRDVRLTHIATRAFPSGLVQSEYQVAT; encoded by the coding sequence ATGACTGCATCGATCTTCATTGGCGCCAGCGTGGATGGCTTCATCGCCCGCCCCAACGGGGACCTCGACTGGTTGCCGGCGGACGGGGGCGAACCCCACGGGTACGACGAGTTCATGGCCAGCGTGGATGCGCTCGTGCTCGGTCGCCACACCTTCGAGAAGGTCCTGACCTTCGGCGCCTGGCCCTATGGGAACAAGCGCGTGGTGGTCCTGAGCAGCCGGCCTGTCGATGTGGCCGCGGCCGTCAGGGACGCCGGGGGCGTTGGAGCCGCCGTGGAGCACATGGCCGGCGCTCCTGCCGAGATCGTCTCCAGGCTTGCCGCGAGCGGTGCCCATCACCTGTACATCGATGGCGGGATCACCCTCCAGGCCTTCCTGCGCGCCGGGCTCATCCAACGCCTGATCATCACGCGCGTCCCGGTGCTCCTCGGCGAGGGGATCCCCCTCTTCGGCAGCCTGCCCCGGGATGTGCGGCTGACCCACATCGCGACCCGGGCCTTTCCCAGTGGCCTGGTTCAAAGTGAATACCAGGTCGCCACCTAG
- a CDS encoding GNAT family N-acetyltransferase, whose amino-acid sequence MLPPAWSLRRLASVDEAQIDGLASLLIDCVEGGASVGFMQPLTRDRATAFWRRIARGVAAGERALLIAEDAHGICGTVQLVLDLPENQPHRADLAKMLVHRRARRQGLGAALMRAAEGTARDCGRTLLVLDAVTGGEAARLYAGLGWVRVGEIPGYALFPQGGPCSTTVFYRDLGG is encoded by the coding sequence GACGAGGCGCAGATCGACGGCCTCGCCAGCTTGTTGATCGACTGCGTCGAGGGCGGGGCCTCAGTGGGCTTCATGCAGCCGCTGACCCGGGACCGTGCCACGGCGTTCTGGCGCCGCATCGCCCGGGGCGTGGCGGCGGGAGAACGCGCGCTGCTGATCGCCGAGGATGCCCACGGCATCTGCGGCACCGTGCAGCTGGTGCTCGACCTGCCCGAGAATCAGCCCCACCGCGCCGACCTGGCGAAGATGCTGGTGCATCGCCGGGCCCGCCGCCAGGGGCTGGGTGCGGCCCTCATGCGGGCCGCCGAGGGCACGGCCCGGGACTGCGGCCGGACGCTGCTGGTGCTCGACGCCGTCACCGGGGGCGAGGCCGCCCGCCTGTACGCGGGCCTGGGCTGGGTGCGGGTGGGCGAGATCCCCGGGTACGCCTTGTTCCCGCAGGGCGGACCGTGCAGCACGACCGTCTTCTACCGCGACCTCGGCGGCTGA
- a CDS encoding caspase family protein → MLHRTALCIGINQYQHFPSATLSGCVNDAQDMASLLKDLLGFEDSDITRLSDQAATKANIMRELKRMVEGALAGRYDHLVFTFSGHGTQVPDLNLDEFDRADEAFCPHDLAPSGPQWDRDHLIVDDELHDLFVQLPSTVILEVLLDTCHSGAGLRAADLLMDRRPRYLPPPSVEAFRDIEYRHARPAHQKLLEKGLSHHILWTACKQNQTAADAFLDGAWHGAFTYHFCREARASGNHLSRAKVLAKIRSDLGVAHFTQTPQLDCEAVTRHAVMRAEAVPANVTPLPTDMPT, encoded by the coding sequence ATGCTCCACCGCACCGCGCTTTGCATCGGGATCAACCAGTATCAGCACTTCCCCTCGGCCACTCTGAGCGGCTGCGTCAACGATGCCCAGGACATGGCGTCGCTGCTGAAGGATCTGCTGGGCTTCGAGGATTCCGACATCACCCGGCTGTCCGATCAAGCCGCCACGAAGGCCAACATCATGCGCGAGCTGAAGCGCATGGTGGAGGGCGCCCTGGCCGGCCGGTACGATCATCTGGTCTTCACCTTCTCCGGTCACGGCACACAGGTGCCCGACCTGAACCTCGACGAATTCGACCGGGCGGACGAGGCCTTCTGCCCCCATGATCTGGCCCCGAGCGGACCCCAGTGGGACCGCGATCACCTCATCGTGGACGACGAACTCCACGACCTGTTCGTGCAGCTGCCCTCGACCGTGATCCTCGAGGTGCTGCTCGACACCTGCCACAGCGGCGCGGGACTTCGGGCCGCGGACCTGCTGATGGACCGCCGACCCCGCTATCTGCCGCCGCCGTCCGTCGAGGCCTTCCGCGACATCGAATACCGCCACGCCCGGCCCGCCCACCAAAAGCTGCTGGAAAAGGGCCTGTCGCACCACATCCTCTGGACCGCCTGCAAGCAGAACCAGACCGCCGCGGATGCCTTCCTCGACGGGGCCTGGCACGGCGCCTTCACCTACCACTTCTGCCGGGAGGCCCGGGCCAGCGGCAACCACCTCTCCCGGGCCAAGGTGCTGGCCAAGATCCGCTCGGATCTCGGCGTCGCCCACTTCACGCAGACGCCGCAGCTGGACTGCGAGGCCGTCACCCGCCACGCCGTCATGAGGGCCGAGGCGGTGCCCGCCAATGTGACGCCCCTGCCCACGGACATGCCGACCTGA
- a CDS encoding DUF4337 domain-containing protein codes for MSDEKKEPWLNLLALTTVVLAVCATLATFKGGGHSTRAVLSQSQASDQWAYYQAKGIKGNLYELEALRLKRELQLAPKAAVPLLEQSLADVEKKTAKYEGEKAEIQKEARRFEAVKTEAQGHGTAFGLAGIFLQIAILLSSIAALLKQKPVYYLGLAVGLVGLVYFINGFFLFLPA; via the coding sequence ATGAGCGATGAGAAGAAGGAACCCTGGCTGAACCTGCTGGCCCTGACCACGGTGGTCCTGGCCGTCTGCGCGACTCTGGCGACCTTCAAGGGGGGCGGCCATTCCACCCGCGCCGTGCTGAGCCAGAGCCAGGCGTCGGATCAGTGGGCCTACTACCAGGCCAAGGGCATCAAGGGGAACCTCTACGAGCTGGAGGCCCTCCGGCTCAAGCGCGAGTTGCAGCTGGCGCCGAAGGCCGCCGTGCCGCTGCTGGAGCAGAGCCTCGCGGATGTGGAGAAGAAGACGGCGAAATACGAAGGCGAGAAGGCGGAGATCCAGAAGGAGGCCCGGCGTTTCGAGGCGGTGAAGACCGAGGCGCAGGGCCATGGCACGGCCTTCGGGCTGGCGGGGATCTTTCTCCAGATCGCCATCCTCCTCTCCTCCATCGCCGCCCTCCTGAAGCAGAAGCCGGTCTACTACCTGGGCCTCGCCGTGGGGCTCGTGGGCCTCGTCTACTTCATCAACGGCTTCTTCCTGTTCCTCCCCGCCTGA
- a CDS encoding DinB family protein → MTPLAADLLPLFRRDLRCFIREVGLFPDDAALWRVVPGIANSAGNLALHLAGNLQHFVGAVLGGTGYARQREREFTQREGSRASVIAELEAALVAVEAGLVALTPEAQVAPFPTPVGPHRPPTGIFLMHLATHLAFHLGQAGYLRRALTGDPASAGAMAVADLLEQR, encoded by the coding sequence ATGACGCCCCTCGCCGCCGACCTCCTCCCCCTGTTCCGCCGCGACCTGCGCTGCTTCATCCGCGAGGTCGGGCTGTTCCCCGACGATGCGGCGCTCTGGCGCGTGGTGCCGGGCATCGCCAACAGCGCGGGCAACCTGGCCCTCCACCTCGCGGGCAACCTGCAGCATTTCGTGGGCGCCGTGCTGGGCGGGACGGGCTACGCCCGCCAGCGCGAACGGGAATTCACCCAGCGCGAGGGCTCCCGGGCTTCTGTCATCGCGGAGCTGGAAGCCGCCCTCGTGGCGGTGGAGGCGGGCCTGGTGGCCCTGACCCCGGAGGCCCAGGTGGCCCCCTTCCCGACTCCGGTGGGGCCCCACCGCCCCCCCACGGGGATCTTCCTGATGCACCTGGCCACGCACCTGGCCTTTCATCTGGGCCAGGCAGGCTACCTGCGCCGCGCCCTCACGGGCGATCCGGCCAGCGCCGGAGCCATGGCCGTGGCCGACCTGCTGGAGCAGCGATGA
- a CDS encoding pilus assembly FimT family protein, with translation MIPGRRRSTQQGSSLLELTVAMGVAAVLAAVGLFHLDAGAAELAAAHQEIRGSLDQAFTLARARGTNVTVALGRAGGAGEHLPVQLGRRVKWGKPAHIPLPPDMDADSVAATMGESHALFTVTPRRTALAGAWFLNDGQEALCMRLSGHGRLQVLRWRRDRRVWTRA, from the coding sequence ATGATCCCGGGCCGCCGCCGAAGCACTCAGCAGGGCTCCTCCCTGCTGGAACTCACCGTCGCCATGGGCGTGGCCGCCGTGCTGGCCGCGGTGGGGCTCTTCCACCTGGACGCGGGCGCCGCCGAGCTGGCGGCGGCCCACCAGGAGATCCGCGGCAGCCTGGATCAGGCCTTTACCCTGGCCCGCGCCCGGGGCACGAATGTCACCGTGGCCCTCGGCAGGGCCGGCGGAGCCGGCGAGCACCTGCCGGTGCAGCTCGGCCGCCGGGTGAAGTGGGGCAAGCCCGCCCACATCCCCCTCCCTCCGGACATGGATGCCGACAGCGTGGCGGCCACCATGGGCGAGTCCCATGCGCTGTTCACGGTGACGCCCCGGCGCACGGCGCTGGCCGGCGCCTGGTTCCTGAACGACGGCCAGGAGGCCCTGTGCATGCGCCTGTCGGGGCACGGGCGCCTTCAGGTGCTGCGCTGGCGCCGCGACCGCCGGGTCTGGACGAGGGCCTGA
- a CDS encoding DUF4199 domain-containing protein, translated as MTDPRSTPTPAPTATPEEALLTPLRAGALLGVLVALWTFTMGFTGWYRHPNLLFLFWLVIPLQIVVLVWMLRRTAPTAGYLRQVQNGVGASVIASMIIFMASLLFTMVVFPSYFAELEALGRIQMAKQGLSPEQIEAVVKAQAPMQKPLGSAFAGALGTWITGLFTSLVAAAWYRKR; from the coding sequence ATGACCGATCCGCGCAGCACCCCCACCCCCGCACCCACCGCCACCCCCGAGGAAGCGCTGCTGACCCCCCTCCGGGCCGGCGCCCTGCTGGGCGTCCTGGTGGCCCTGTGGACCTTCACCATGGGCTTCACGGGCTGGTACCGGCACCCCAACCTCCTCTTCCTCTTCTGGCTGGTCATCCCCCTCCAGATCGTGGTGCTGGTGTGGATGCTCCGCAGGACGGCCCCCACCGCGGGCTACCTGCGCCAGGTGCAGAACGGCGTGGGGGCCTCGGTCATCGCCTCGATGATCATCTTCATGGCCAGCCTGCTCTTCACGATGGTGGTGTTCCCCAGCTACTTCGCCGAGCTGGAGGCCCTGGGCCGGATCCAGATGGCGAAGCAGGGGCTGAGCCCCGAGCAGATCGAAGCCGTGGTGAAGGCCCAGGCCCCCATGCAGAAGCCCCTGGGCAGCGCCTTTGCGGGCGCCCTGGGCACCTGGATCACGGGCCTCTTCACCTCCCTGGTGGCCGCGGCCTGGTACCGGAAGCGCTGA
- the ahcY gene encoding adenosylhomocysteinase translates to MTVATQDFIVADLGLAAWGRKEIAIAEGEMPALMAIRKEYAAKQPLKGARIAGSLHMTIQTAVLIETLKALGAEVRWASCNIFSTQDHAAAAIAAGSTPVFAVKGETLPDYWDYTHRIFDFEAGANMILDDGGDATLLLHLGARAEQDLHVLDHPDSEEATVLFAAIRKRIAEKPGWYAAQLAKVQGVTEETTTGVHRLYEMAKKGELKFPAINVNDSVTKSKFDNLYGCRESLVDAIKRATDVMVAGKVAVVCGYGDVGKGSAQALRALSAQVWVTEIDPICALQAAMEGYRVVTMDEACDKADIFVTATGNFHVITHDHMARMKHNAIVCNIGHFDSEIDVAGIEKYQWEEIKPQVDHVIFPDGHRIILLAKGRLVNLGCGTGHPSYVMSSSFANQTLAQIELWTKKSDYPVGVYTLPKHLDEQVARLQLQTLNVRLSTLRPDQAKYIGVAVEGPYKADHYRY, encoded by the coding sequence ATGACCGTCGCCACCCAAGACTTCATCGTCGCCGATCTCGGCCTTGCCGCCTGGGGCCGCAAGGAGATCGCCATCGCCGAGGGCGAGATGCCCGCCCTCATGGCCATCCGCAAGGAATACGCCGCGAAGCAGCCCCTCAAGGGCGCGCGCATCGCCGGTTCCCTGCACATGACCATCCAGACCGCCGTGCTCATCGAGACGCTGAAGGCGCTGGGCGCCGAGGTGCGCTGGGCCAGCTGCAACATCTTCAGCACCCAGGATCACGCCGCCGCCGCCATCGCCGCCGGCAGCACCCCGGTCTTCGCCGTGAAGGGCGAGACCCTTCCCGACTACTGGGACTACACGCACCGCATCTTCGACTTTGAAGCCGGCGCGAACATGATCCTGGACGACGGCGGCGACGCCACGCTGCTGCTGCACCTGGGTGCCCGGGCCGAGCAGGACCTCCATGTCCTGGATCATCCCGACAGCGAGGAGGCCACCGTGCTCTTTGCGGCCATCCGCAAGCGCATCGCCGAGAAGCCAGGCTGGTACGCCGCGCAGCTCGCCAAGGTCCAGGGCGTGACGGAAGAGACCACCACCGGCGTGCACCGGCTGTATGAGATGGCCAAGAAGGGCGAGCTGAAGTTCCCCGCCATCAATGTCAACGACAGCGTCACCAAGAGCAAGTTCGACAACCTCTACGGCTGCCGCGAGTCCCTGGTGGACGCCATCAAGCGCGCCACCGATGTGATGGTCGCCGGCAAGGTCGCCGTGGTCTGCGGCTACGGCGATGTCGGCAAGGGCAGCGCCCAGGCCCTGCGCGCGCTGTCGGCCCAGGTGTGGGTCACCGAGATCGATCCCATCTGCGCCCTGCAGGCGGCCATGGAGGGCTACCGCGTGGTCACCATGGACGAAGCCTGCGACAAGGCCGACATCTTCGTAACCGCCACGGGCAACTTCCATGTGATCACCCACGACCACATGGCCCGCATGAAGCACAACGCCATCGTCTGCAACATCGGCCACTTCGACAGCGAGATCGATGTCGCGGGCATCGAGAAGTACCAGTGGGAGGAGATCAAGCCCCAGGTGGACCATGTGATCTTCCCCGACGGCCACCGTATCATCCTGCTGGCCAAGGGCCGCCTGGTGAACCTGGGCTGCGGCACGGGCCACCCCAGCTATGTGATGAGCAGCAGCTTCGCCAACCAGACCCTGGCCCAGATCGAGCTGTGGACGAAGAAGAGCGACTACCCCGTGGGCGTCTACACCCTGCCCAAGCACCTGGATGAGCAGGTGGCGCGCCTGCAGCTGCAGACGCTGAACGTCCGGCTCTCGACCCTGCGCCCCGACCAGGCCAAGTACATCGGCGTGGCCGTCGAAGGCCCGTACAAGGCCGACCACTACCGCTACTAG
- a CDS encoding ComEA family DNA-binding protein: MSNPFTTLALALALALPLSAAPDRAPQAPQRPVNLNTATVTELMQLPRIGQKTAERIVAFRKQHGGFQRPEELMNVKGIGEKSYAKLKPFLALSPVPRPAAAKK; the protein is encoded by the coding sequence ATGTCCAACCCCTTCACCACCCTGGCCCTGGCGCTCGCCCTGGCCCTTCCCCTCTCCGCCGCGCCGGATCGCGCCCCCCAGGCCCCCCAGCGGCCGGTGAACCTCAACACCGCCACGGTCACCGAGCTCATGCAGTTGCCCCGCATCGGGCAGAAGACCGCCGAGCGCATCGTGGCCTTCCGCAAGCAGCACGGCGGCTTCCAGCGGCCCGAAGAGCTGATGAATGTGAAGGGCATCGGCGAGAAGTCCTACGCCAAGCTCAAGCCCTTCCTGGCCCTGTCTCCCGTGCCGCGCCCCGCGGCCGCCAAGAAGTAG
- the radC gene encoding RadC family protein has product MRILDLSPDQRPRERLLAGHGEGLSDADLLALLWGTGRQGQSAVELAQSVLGRTGGLAGLLALGLSDWLVQPGLGPAKTGQLWAALELARRGSRSAERLRITSPRAAGTYLLPRCRGWTEERFGLLALNAKGDLLAERILSQGTATATLISPREFFREALRYGATTALAFHNHPSGDPTPSREDTQLTRRLLAAGESLGVPLADHLILGHDRYHSFRAAEGWDQRS; this is encoded by the coding sequence ATGCGAATCCTCGATCTTTCCCCTGACCAGCGCCCCCGGGAGCGCCTGCTGGCAGGCCACGGCGAAGGGCTGTCCGATGCCGACCTCCTGGCCCTGCTCTGGGGCACGGGGCGCCAAGGCCAGAGCGCCGTGGAGCTGGCGCAGTCGGTGCTCGGCCGCACGGGCGGCCTGGCAGGGTTGCTGGCCCTGGGGCTCAGCGACTGGCTCGTCCAACCGGGCCTCGGCCCCGCCAAGACCGGGCAGCTCTGGGCCGCCCTGGAGCTCGCCCGCCGGGGTTCCCGCAGCGCCGAGCGCCTGCGCATCACCAGCCCCCGGGCCGCGGGCACCTACCTGCTGCCCCGCTGCCGCGGCTGGACGGAAGAGCGCTTCGGCCTGCTGGCGCTGAACGCCAAAGGAGACCTGCTGGCGGAGCGCATCCTCAGCCAGGGCACCGCCACGGCCACCCTCATCAGCCCGAGGGAGTTCTTCCGCGAAGCGCTGCGCTACGGCGCCACCACCGCCCTGGCCTTCCACAACCACCCCAGCGGCGATCCCACCCCGAGCCGCGAAGACACCCAGCTCACCCGCCGCCTCCTCGCCGCTGGCGAGTCCCTGGGCGTGCCCCTCGCCGACCACCTCATTCTCGGCCATGACCGCTACCACAGCTTCCGGGCGGCGGAGGGGTGGGACCAGCGGAGTTGA